A single genomic interval of Ovis aries strain OAR_USU_Benz2616 breed Rambouillet chromosome 9, ARS-UI_Ramb_v3.0, whole genome shotgun sequence harbors:
- the CTHRC1 gene encoding collagen triple helix repeat-containing protein 1, whose protein sequence is MRPQGPAASPRRLLCLLLLLLLQLRAPSSASETPKGKQKALLRQREVVDLYNGMCLQGPAGVPGRDGSPGANGIPGTPGIPGRDGFKGEKGECLREVFEESWTPNYKQCSWSSLNYGIDLGKIAECTFTKMRSNSALRVLFSGSLRLKCRSACCQRWYFTFNGAECSGPLPIEAIIYLDQGSPELNSTINIHRTSSVEGLCEGIGAGLVDIAIWVGTCSDYPKGDASTGWNSVSRIIIEELPK, encoded by the exons ATGCGCCCCCAGGGCCCCGCCGCCTCCCCGCGGCggctcctctgcctcctgctgctCCTCCTGCTGCAGCTGCGGGCGCCGTCGAGCGCCTCCGAGACCCCCAAAGGGAAGCAAAAGGCTCTGCTCCGGCAGAGGGAGGTGGTGGACCTG TACAATGGCATGTGCTTACAAGGGCCCGCGGGGGTGCCTGGGCGAGACGGGAGCCCCGGGGCCAATGGCATCCCTGGTACCCCTGGGATCCCAGGTCGAGATGGATTCAAAGGAGAGAAGGGGGAATGCCTGAGGGAAGTCTTCGAGGAGTCCTGGACGCCTAACTACAAGCAGTGTTCATGGAGTTCCCTGAATTATGGCATAGATCTTGGAAAAATTGCT GAATGTACATTCACAAAGATGCGTTCGAACAGTGCCCTACGAGTTTTGTTCAGCGGCTCACTTCGGTTAAAATGCAGAAGTGCATGCTGTCAGCGTTGGTATTTCACGTTCAATGGAGCTGAGTGTTCAGGACCTCTTCCTATTGAAGCCATAATTTATTTGGACCAAGGAAGCCCTGAATTGAATTCAACAATTAATATTCATCGCACTTCTTCTG TGGAAGGACTCTGTGAAGGCATTGGTGCTGGACTAGTGGACATTGCTATCTGGGTTGGTACTTGCTCAGATTACCCAAAAGGAGATGCCTCTACAGGGTGGAATTCGGTGTCTCGAATCATTATTGAAGAGCTCCCAAAATAA